One segment of Cetobacterium ceti DNA contains the following:
- a CDS encoding L-serine ammonia-lyase — MDSLRELFKVGNGPSSSHTMGPERAAKRFKAENPGADAFRVELYGSLALTGKGHLTDYIIVETFKPKSTEIVWMPEYVHPYHTNGMKFIALDKEGNELNSWLVFSVGGGTIMEEGEQRHGASKVYPLGKMRDIMDWCDRNRKEIWEFVTENEGESIWFFLDQIRTAMEAAVESGLSKTGILPGTIRLPRRAQNFYRKARNDKSRNGFTGKIFAYTLAVAEENGGGGRVVTAPTCGAAGIIPGLMYALKEEYNLDNKEILKGLAVAGLIGNIIKENATISGAEGGCQAEVGSACAMAAGMACFILGGSLDQIEYAAEMALEHHLGLTCDPVGGYVQIPCIERNAAASVRALDAAHYALYTDGRHTVSFDQVVTTMGETGKDLKDEYKETSLGGLAKFNFESEC, encoded by the coding sequence ATGGATTCATTAAGAGAATTATTTAAAGTTGGAAACGGACCATCAAGTTCACATACTATGGGACCAGAAAGAGCTGCAAAGAGATTTAAGGCAGAAAACCCTGGAGCAGATGCATTCAGAGTTGAGTTATACGGATCATTAGCATTAACAGGAAAAGGACACTTAACAGATTACATCATAGTTGAGACTTTCAAGCCAAAGTCAACTGAAATAGTTTGGATGCCTGAGTATGTACACCCATACCATACAAACGGAATGAAGTTCATTGCCCTTGATAAGGAAGGAAATGAGTTAAATAGCTGGTTAGTATTCTCTGTTGGTGGAGGAACTATAATGGAAGAGGGAGAGCAAAGACACGGAGCTTCTAAGGTTTACCCTCTAGGAAAAATGAGAGACATCATGGACTGGTGTGATAGAAACAGAAAGGAAATCTGGGAATTCGTAACTGAAAACGAAGGAGAGTCAATTTGGTTCTTCTTAGATCAGATTAGAACTGCAATGGAAGCAGCTGTAGAATCAGGACTTTCTAAAACTGGAATTTTACCAGGAACTATCAGATTACCAAGAAGAGCTCAAAACTTCTACAGAAAAGCTAGAAATGATAAATCTAGAAATGGATTTACAGGGAAAATCTTCGCTTATACTTTAGCAGTAGCTGAAGAAAATGGTGGAGGAGGAAGAGTTGTTACTGCCCCTACTTGTGGAGCAGCAGGAATTATTCCAGGACTTATGTACGCTTTAAAAGAGGAGTACAACTTAGATAATAAAGAGATTCTAAAAGGTTTAGCAGTAGCTGGATTAATTGGAAATATCATAAAAGAAAATGCAACTATCTCTGGAGCAGAGGGAGGATGTCAGGCCGAAGTTGGTTCTGCATGTGCAATGGCAGCAGGAATGGCATGTTTCATATTAGGAGGATCTTTAGATCAAATCGAATACGCAGCTGAGATGGCATTAGAGCACCACTTAGGATTAACATGTGACCCAGTTGGAGGATATGTACAAATTCCTTGTATAGAGAGAAACGCTGCAGCTTCAGTTAGAGCTTTAGATGCGGCTCACTATGCTTTATATACAGATGGAAGACATACAGTATCATTTGACCAAGTTGTTACAACTATGGGAGAAACAGGAAAAGACCTTAAGGATGAATATAAGGAGACTTCATTAGGAGGACTTGCAAAGTTCAACTTTGAATCTGAGTGTTAA
- the pth gene encoding aminoacyl-tRNA hydrolase: MKLIVGLGNPGREYEKTRHNVGFDIIDKLAQKYRVTFKDKFKGLLGEANIDGEKVYLLKPQTYMNLSGDSIIQVINFYKIDPKSEMVIIYDDMDLPIGKLRIKEKGSAGGHNGIKSIISHMGQDFLRIKCGIGKAKNKDENINFVLGKFAKDEQELIDKMAESAISATEDIINDLKIDKVLQKYNKK, translated from the coding sequence ATGAAATTAATTGTAGGACTTGGAAATCCAGGAAGAGAGTATGAAAAAACAAGACACAATGTGGGGTTTGATATTATTGATAAATTAGCTCAAAAGTATAGAGTTACTTTTAAAGATAAATTCAAAGGACTTTTAGGAGAGGCAAATATAGATGGAGAGAAAGTTTATCTATTAAAACCTCAAACTTATATGAATTTAAGTGGAGATTCTATAATTCAAGTTATTAATTTTTATAAAATAGACCCAAAAAGTGAAATGGTAATTATATATGATGATATGGATTTACCTATTGGAAAATTAAGAATTAAAGAAAAGGGAAGTGCTGGGGGACACAATGGAATTAAATCTATAATCTCTCACATGGGACAAGATTTTTTAAGAATTAAGTGTGGAATAGGAAAAGCTAAAAATAAAGATGAAAATATAAATTTTGTTCTTGGAAAATTTGCAAAAGATGAGCAAGAATTGATTGATAAAATGGCAGAGTCGGCAATCAGTGCAACGGAAGATATAATTAATGACTTAAAAATAGACAAAGTGCTACAAAAGTATAACAAAAAATAA
- the rsxC gene encoding electron transport complex subunit RsxC, whose translation MKFFGFKGGVHPPENKIQSENQAIEVLQSPKMVYIPLLQHIGSPLDALVAPGDRVLKGQKIGDSSAFLTSPVHSPVSGTVKSVEELPFPLMGRVKTIVIENDFAEEWVELKKNPQWKDSSKEDLLGTIREMGIVGLGGAAFPTHIKLNPPKDVNIEYLLLNGAECEPYLNSDNRVMIEEPEKVVQGIEIMKHILGVTKAVIGIEDNKQEAIATMKKACENTEIEVMPLKTMYPQGGEKSLIKAILNREVPSGKLPSAVGVVVNNTTTAGAIYEGIVEGKPLLTKVVTVTGKGITTPKNLRALIGTKISELLEDCGFQEEITEKVVMGGPMMGMTQYTLDVPVIKGTSGLLALTKSETNSCKPKACIGCGKCIDACPMGLEPIMYARLGEFQQWEEMGEHNLMDCIECGSCAYICPSNRPLTEEIKIGKAKLRTMKK comes from the coding sequence ATGAAGTTCTTCGGATTTAAGGGTGGAGTTCATCCCCCTGAAAACAAGATTCAAAGTGAAAACCAAGCTATTGAGGTTTTACAATCTCCAAAAATGGTTTATATACCATTACTGCAACATATAGGGTCTCCTTTAGATGCTCTAGTTGCACCAGGGGATAGAGTTTTAAAGGGACAAAAAATAGGAGATTCATCAGCTTTCTTAACATCTCCAGTACACTCTCCAGTGAGTGGAACGGTGAAATCTGTAGAGGAATTACCATTTCCTTTAATGGGAAGGGTTAAAACTATTGTTATTGAAAATGACTTTGCAGAGGAATGGGTAGAACTTAAGAAGAATCCCCAATGGAAAGATTCATCTAAGGAGGACCTATTAGGAACTATTAGAGAGATGGGAATAGTAGGTTTAGGGGGAGCAGCCTTCCCTACACATATTAAATTAAACCCACCAAAGGATGTAAACATTGAATATCTACTATTAAATGGAGCTGAGTGTGAACCTTACCTTAATTCAGATAATAGAGTTATGATAGAGGAACCTGAAAAGGTTGTTCAAGGAATAGAAATAATGAAACACATTCTAGGGGTAACAAAGGCAGTAATAGGAATAGAGGACAATAAACAAGAGGCTATTGCCACTATGAAAAAAGCCTGTGAAAATACAGAAATAGAGGTTATGCCTTTAAAAACTATGTATCCTCAAGGGGGAGAAAAATCTCTTATTAAGGCAATTTTAAATAGGGAAGTTCCAAGTGGAAAATTACCATCTGCAGTGGGAGTTGTGGTAAATAACACAACTACAGCAGGGGCAATTTATGAAGGAATAGTAGAGGGAAAACCTTTACTTACAAAGGTTGTAACTGTTACTGGAAAAGGAATAACAACACCTAAAAACTTAAGAGCTTTAATAGGAACAAAAATTTCAGAACTTCTTGAAGATTGTGGATTCCAAGAGGAAATTACTGAAAAAGTTGTAATGGGTGGTCCTATGATGGGAATGACTCAATATACTTTAGATGTTCCTGTTATAAAGGGAACTTCAGGGCTTCTAGCTTTAACTAAGTCAGAAACTAATTCTTGCAAACCAAAGGCTTGTATAGGATGTGGAAAATGTATTGATGCATGTCCAATGGGATTAGAGCCAATTATGTATGCAAGATTAGGGGAGTTCCAACAATGGGAAGAGATGGGAGAACACAATCTAATGGATTGTATAGAGTGTGGTTCATGTGCATATATTTGTCCATCTAACAGACCATTGACAGAGGAAATAAAAATAGGAAAAGCAAAACTAAGAACTATGAAGAAATAA
- a CDS encoding RnfABCDGE type electron transport complex subunit D, with translation MGPSPHIRTKETTEDVMYDVIIALIPALLASWYFFGIRAISVVAVSVFTCMLSEYICQKIMKRDIEIFDGSAAITGILYAFVIPPYMSYWYIVTGAAVSIVLGKMLFGGLGHNIFNPALVGRAFIQASWPVAITTFMYDSVAGPTILDAMKRGLGTNVALIDKGNLYANAFFGRMGGCLGETSALALLIGGLYLIYKKQVDWRVPLIIIGTVFVITLASGADPIMHIFSGGLFLGAFFMATDMVTSPHNIKGRVIFALGVGILISLIRLKGGYPEGTAFAILIMNGFVPLINRYTKPKRFGEVKVK, from the coding sequence ATGGGGCCATCGCCTCATATTAGAACTAAGGAAACAACTGAGGATGTAATGTATGATGTAATCATAGCTTTAATTCCAGCATTGTTAGCATCTTGGTACTTTTTTGGAATAAGAGCCATATCTGTGGTTGCAGTTTCTGTATTCACATGTATGTTATCTGAGTATATCTGTCAAAAAATAATGAAAAGAGATATTGAAATTTTTGATGGAAGTGCGGCAATAACAGGTATTTTATATGCCTTTGTTATACCACCATATATGTCTTATTGGTATATAGTTACAGGAGCAGCTGTTTCTATTGTACTTGGGAAAATGCTTTTTGGAGGGTTAGGACATAATATATTTAACCCAGCTTTAGTAGGAAGAGCTTTTATTCAAGCTTCATGGCCAGTGGCTATAACTACTTTTATGTATGACAGTGTTGCAGGACCTACAATTCTTGATGCAATGAAAAGAGGATTAGGAACTAATGTAGCCTTAATAGATAAAGGAAACTTATATGCCAATGCCTTTTTTGGAAGAATGGGTGGATGTTTAGGAGAAACATCAGCTTTAGCTCTTTTAATAGGTGGATTATATTTAATTTATAAAAAACAAGTGGACTGGAGAGTACCTTTAATCATAATTGGAACTGTATTTGTAATTACCTTAGCAAGTGGTGCAGATCCAATAATGCACATATTCTCAGGAGGATTATTCCTAGGAGCTTTCTTTATGGCTACAGATATGGTAACAAGTCCTCATAATATAAAGGGAAGAGTTATATTCGCCCTAGGAGTTGGAATTCTTATTTCTTTAATTAGATTAAAGGGAGGATATCCAGAGGGAACAGCCTTTGCAATCTTAATTATGAATGGATTTGTACCTCTTATAAATAGATATACAAAACCTAAGAGATTTGGGGAGGTGAAAGTGAAATAA
- a CDS encoding RnfABCDGE type electron transport complex subunit G: protein MERNRYVHYALVLTIIAAISAGILAMVNKATSKVIIANARAAVNAARIKVLPRAVDFNENETTESEGLKYIPGVNKNGKVVGYVVTVSQPGYAANIDFVLGIDTRGRVTGLNVIAAQETPGLGSKIMDEAWQKKAIGKDVNYEFNKATDAFAGATISPHAVYTGMKRALKGYEDGVKK, encoded by the coding sequence ATGGAAAGAAATAGATATGTTCACTACGCCCTTGTATTAACTATAATTGCAGCAATATCAGCTGGAATTTTAGCAATGGTAAATAAGGCAACTTCAAAGGTAATAATAGCCAATGCTAGAGCCGCAGTAAATGCAGCTAGAATTAAAGTATTACCTAGAGCAGTTGATTTTAATGAAAATGAAACTACAGAATCAGAAGGATTAAAATATATTCCAGGGGTAAATAAAAACGGAAAAGTTGTGGGATATGTTGTAACTGTTTCTCAACCTGGATATGCAGCTAATATAGATTTTGTTTTAGGAATTGATACTAGAGGAAGAGTAACTGGATTAAATGTAATTGCAGCTCAGGAAACTCCAGGATTAGGTTCTAAAATAATGGATGAGGCATGGCAGAAAAAAGCTATAGGTAAAGATGTTAACTATGAATTTAATAAGGCCACAGATGCCTTTGCAGGGGCAACAATTTCTCCACATGCAGTATATACTGGAATGAAAAGAGCCCTTAAAGGATATGAAGATGGGGTGAAAAAATAA
- the rsxE gene encoding electron transport complex subunit RsxE, whose product MAEKTNREILLNGIIKENPVFVLLLGLCPTLGVTSSSINGMSMGLATMAVIVCSNILISAVKSFIPDKVRIPAFIMIIASLVTIVQMVMEAYVPDLYKVLGLFIPLIVVNCIVLGRAESFASKNNVFKSMLDGIGVGLGFTLALTVLGTIREIIGNGTAFGIKVTPEAYTPALIFVLAPGAFITIGCIIATQNYIKSKKGQVK is encoded by the coding sequence ATGGCAGAGAAAACTAATAGAGAAATACTTTTAAATGGAATAATAAAGGAAAATCCAGTATTTGTATTGCTTTTAGGATTATGTCCAACCCTAGGAGTTACCTCTTCATCAATAAATGGTATGTCTATGGGTCTTGCTACAATGGCAGTTATAGTTTGTTCTAATATATTAATCTCAGCTGTAAAAAGCTTTATACCTGATAAGGTAAGAATACCAGCCTTTATTATGATAATCGCTTCTTTAGTTACAATAGTTCAAATGGTTATGGAAGCCTATGTTCCTGATTTATATAAGGTATTAGGACTATTTATACCTCTAATTGTTGTTAACTGTATAGTTCTTGGAAGAGCGGAAAGTTTTGCTTCAAAGAATAACGTATTTAAATCTATGTTAGATGGAATTGGAGTTGGATTAGGATTTACTTTAGCACTTACTGTATTAGGGACTATAAGAGAGATTATAGGAAATGGTACAGCATTTGGAATAAAAGTAACTCCAGAGGCTTATACTCCAGCACTTATATTTGTATTAGCTCCAGGGGCTTTTATAACAATAGGATGTATTATAGCTACCCAAAATTATATTAAAAGTAAAAAGGGTCAGGTGAAATAA
- the rsxA gene encoding electron transport complex subunit RsxA, whose translation MDFGKIFSLIITAIFIQNIIFAKFLGCCPFMGVSKKVDASIGMGMAVTFVMSLASGVTWIINRYLLVPFNLEYLQTIAFILIIASLVQFVEMAIQKTSPNLYKALGVFLPLITTNCAVLGIAILNIQENYNFIESVINGAAVALGFTLALVLLAGIRERIEYSAIPAPFKGVPIAFVSAGLLAMAFMGFSGMQL comes from the coding sequence ATGGATTTTGGAAAGATATTTAGTTTAATTATAACAGCAATTTTTATACAAAATATAATCTTTGCTAAATTCTTAGGATGTTGTCCTTTCATGGGAGTTTCTAAGAAGGTAGACGCTTCAATAGGAATGGGAATGGCAGTTACATTTGTTATGTCCCTTGCTTCAGGAGTAACTTGGATTATTAATAGATACTTACTTGTACCTTTTAATCTTGAGTACTTACAAACAATAGCTTTTATTCTTATAATTGCTTCTTTAGTACAATTTGTTGAGATGGCAATTCAAAAAACATCTCCAAATTTATATAAGGCTTTAGGGGTATTTTTACCACTGATAACAACTAACTGTGCGGTTCTTGGTATTGCAATTTTAAATATTCAAGAGAACTACAACTTTATAGAGTCTGTTATAAATGGTGCTGCTGTTGCTTTAGGATTTACTCTTGCCCTAGTTCTTTTAGCTGGAATTAGAGAAAGAATTGAATACTCAGCAATTCCTGCTCCTTTTAAAGGAGTACCAATTGCCTTTGTTTCAGCGGGATTATTGGCAATGGCCTTTATGGGATTTAGCGGAATGCAATTATAA
- a CDS encoding RnfABCDGE type electron transport complex subunit B: protein MLSIVLPVVALGGTGLCMGLFLAYASKKFEVKVDPKVEEVLNALPGVNCGACGYPGCSGYAEAIALNGAPITACAPGGPAVAGKISEIMGMTVDMSGPKMVARVLCQGDNTRTSKIYDFDGELPTCASMMLYAGGDKSCRYGCLGFGDCVKACPANAIVINDKGIASIDEDKCISCKKCVVTCPKNIIQMAPIDKQVTVLCSSKEKGASARKACTIPCIGCGICAKICPVGAIEVKDNLAKIDFDKCIQCGLCATKCPTKAINNNVKEIKKAEIIEEKCIGCTACARVCPMKCIEGAVKEKHKVDESKCIGCQLCYDKCKFGAIKINVEPKI from the coding sequence ATGTTAAGTATAGTATTACCTGTGGTAGCCCTAGGTGGAACAGGATTATGTATGGGACTATTTTTAGCCTATGCTTCTAAGAAGTTTGAAGTAAAAGTAGACCCTAAGGTAGAAGAGGTTTTAAATGCATTACCAGGAGTTAACTGTGGTGCCTGTGGATATCCAGGATGTTCAGGATACGCTGAGGCAATAGCTTTAAATGGAGCACCAATAACAGCTTGCGCCCCAGGTGGACCAGCTGTTGCAGGAAAAATAAGTGAAATAATGGGAATGACTGTGGATATGTCAGGACCTAAAATGGTAGCAAGAGTTCTATGTCAAGGGGACAATACAAGAACATCTAAAATATATGACTTTGATGGAGAATTACCAACTTGTGCTTCTATGATGTTATATGCAGGTGGAGATAAATCTTGTAGATATGGATGTTTAGGATTTGGAGATTGTGTTAAAGCATGTCCAGCTAATGCCATAGTTATAAATGACAAGGGAATTGCTTCTATTGATGAGGACAAATGTATTTCTTGTAAAAAATGTGTGGTAACTTGTCCGAAAAATATAATTCAAATGGCCCCAATAGATAAACAGGTAACAGTTTTATGTTCATCTAAGGAAAAGGGAGCAAGTGCTAGAAAGGCTTGTACAATTCCTTGTATAGGATGTGGAATATGTGCTAAGATATGTCCAGTGGGAGCTATAGAAGTTAAAGATAATTTAGCTAAAATAGATTTTGATAAATGTATTCAATGTGGTTTATGTGCAACTAAGTGTCCAACTAAGGCAATAAACAACAATGTTAAAGAGATAAAAAAAGCTGAAATAATTGAAGAAAAATGTATTGGTTGTACAGCTTGTGCTAGGGTATGTCCTATGAAATGTATAGAAGGGGCAGTAAAGGAAAAGCATAAAGTTGATGAATCAAAATGTATAGGATGTCAATTATGTTATGATAAATGTAAATTTGGTGCTATTAAAATAAATGTAGAACCTAAGATATAA
- a CDS encoding RidA family protein, translating into MKRVINTVNAPAALGPYSQAIEVNGMLFVSGQIPFVPATMTLVSEDVQEQTRQSLENIKAILDEAGYTFKDVVKAGVFIKNMNDFAAINEVYNEYLGDVKPARACVEVARLPKDVKVEIEVIAVK; encoded by the coding sequence ATGAAAAGAGTTATTAATACTGTAAATGCACCTGCAGCTCTTGGTCCATACTCACAAGCTATTGAAGTAAATGGAATGTTATTTGTTTCAGGACAGATTCCTTTTGTTCCTGCTACTATGACACTTGTATCTGAGGATGTTCAAGAACAAACAAGACAATCTTTAGAAAACATCAAAGCTATCTTAGATGAAGCTGGATACACTTTTAAAGATGTTGTTAAAGCTGGAGTATTTATTAAAAACATGAACGACTTCGCTGCTATTAACGAAGTTTACAACGAATACCTAGGAGATGTAAAACCTGCTAGAGCATGTGTTGAAGTTGCAAGACTTCCTAAAGACGTAAAAGTTGAAATAGAAGTTATTGCTGTTAAATAA
- a CDS encoding sirohydrochlorin cobaltochelatase, whose translation MNKKAIIISNYGSMNLDVYETTYMDLEKLFKREFSDFDVYSTYNSERILKKLEKKYGILLENLEISLERMEKEEYEEVYIQPTYIIPGGEYEKLLEVMEKYKGKFNILKIGEPLFGDLDDIENFAEIAKKLFTDKNNAYIFAAHGSKGKNVMYYGMLAHKLKIKNDNFFTITLEEGLPFEEVEETILDGYENAFIIPLLVVSGHHFQKDINEKILSFLCEKGIQSEVKYRSLLDVPGVKNIYVSHCWKIIEL comes from the coding sequence ATGAACAAAAAAGCAATTATAATTAGTAATTATGGTTCTATGAATTTAGATGTTTATGAAACTACGTATATGGATTTAGAAAAACTTTTTAAAAGGGAGTTTTCAGATTTTGATGTTTATTCAACCTATAACTCAGAAAGAATATTAAAAAAATTAGAAAAAAAATATGGAATTCTTTTGGAAAATTTAGAAATTTCTTTGGAAAGAATGGAAAAGGAAGAGTATGAGGAAGTGTATATTCAACCTACCTATATAATTCCAGGTGGAGAATATGAAAAGCTTTTAGAAGTTATGGAAAAGTATAAAGGCAAATTTAATATTTTAAAAATAGGGGAACCTCTTTTTGGAGATCTAGATGATATTGAAAATTTTGCTGAAATAGCTAAAAAATTATTTACAGATAAAAATAATGCATATATTTTTGCAGCCCATGGAAGTAAGGGGAAAAATGTTATGTATTATGGGATGTTAGCCCATAAACTTAAAATAAAAAATGATAATTTTTTCACAATTACATTGGAGGAGGGTTTACCCTTTGAAGAGGTGGAAGAGACCATATTAGATGGGTATGAAAACGCTTTCATAATACCACTATTAGTGGTTTCTGGTCATCATTTTCAAAAAGATATAAATGAAAAAATACTTTCTTTTCTATGTGAAAAAGGAATACAAAGTGAAGTAAAATATAGGTCATTATTAGATGTTCCAGGGGTCAAAAATATCTATGTGTCCCATTGCTGGAAAATTATAGAATTGTAA
- a CDS encoding PTS sugar transporter subunit IIC codes for MFDLLKGTALLLLVLAGFTGFSLKAPKGMKAMGALAGAATASFLVEAFQRYVGGDLFGIEFLGRVGDSAGGMGGVTAAILVPLALGVNPTYAVMMGAVMSGIGILPGFIAGYVMSFIIPKLEEKVPDGLDLIVIICLAAPLARGIAEFISPGVTMTLSTIGDIIIAAQHASPYVMAFVLGGVITVVATAPLSSMALTAMLGLTGLPMAIGALSVMGSSFMNFVFFDRMKFGDRSTTIAVAIEPLTQADVISANPIPVFSTNFIGGGLAGMVVNYFGLINNATGTATPIAGFAVMFGFNPAKEVLIAAALCAICGITAGYVGSIVFKNFKIRTVSEIRGN; via the coding sequence GTGTTTGATTTATTAAAAGGTACAGCACTATTGCTATTAGTATTAGCAGGATTTACTGGGTTTAGTTTAAAAGCTCCAAAGGGAATGAAAGCTATGGGTGCTCTAGCAGGAGCAGCAACAGCGAGTTTCTTAGTAGAAGCTTTTCAGAGATATGTTGGTGGAGATTTATTTGGAATCGAATTTTTAGGTAGAGTAGGAGATTCAGCAGGAGGTATGGGTGGAGTTACAGCCGCTATATTAGTACCACTTGCACTTGGTGTTAACCCGACTTATGCAGTTATGATGGGAGCTGTAATGTCAGGTATTGGAATTTTACCAGGATTTATTGCTGGTTATGTTATGTCGTTTATTATTCCTAAGTTAGAGGAAAAAGTACCAGATGGTTTAGATCTTATTGTTATCATCTGTTTAGCAGCTCCTTTAGCAAGAGGAATAGCGGAGTTTATTTCTCCAGGTGTTACTATGACATTATCTACAATAGGAGATATTATCATTGCAGCACAACATGCTAGTCCATATGTAATGGCATTTGTTTTAGGAGGAGTTATAACAGTAGTTGCAACAGCTCCATTAAGTTCAATGGCACTTACAGCAATGTTAGGATTAACTGGTTTACCAATGGCAATTGGAGCATTATCAGTAATGGGATCATCTTTCATGAACTTTGTATTCTTTGATAGAATGAAATTTGGAGATAGATCAACTACAATAGCAGTTGCTATTGAGCCATTAACACAAGCTGACGTAATATCAGCAAATCCAATTCCTGTATTCAGTACTAACTTCATTGGTGGAGGACTTGCAGGAATGGTAGTTAACTACTTTGGATTAATAAACAATGCAACAGGAACAGCAACTCCAATCGCAGGTTTTGCAGTAATGTTCGGATTTAACCCTGCAAAGGAAGTTTTAATCGCAGCAGCTTTATGTGCTATCTGTGGAATTACAGCAGGATATGTTGGATCAATCGTATTTAAAAACTTTAAAATAAGAACAGTTTCTGAAATTAGAGGAAACTAG
- a CDS encoding precorrin-2 dehydrogenase/sirohydrochlorin ferrochelatase family protein, protein MLESKRYFPLFIDLNEKECLVVGGGKIALRKTKTLLDYGAKVTLVSPEIKEEFYSLPITIIKESFIVDYLNEKFLVVAATDNPPLNEMIYDICELKGILINNITSKVDMNARFGALVENDEFQIAISAKGDPKKSVALKKEIERFLDDYE, encoded by the coding sequence ATGTTAGAAAGTAAAAGATATTTCCCACTATTTATTGATTTAAATGAAAAGGAATGTTTAGTAGTTGGTGGGGGTAAAATAGCCCTACGTAAAACTAAAACTCTTTTAGATTATGGGGCTAAGGTTACCCTTGTATCTCCTGAAATTAAAGAGGAGTTTTATAGTTTACCAATTACAATAATTAAGGAATCTTTTATAGTAGATTATTTAAATGAAAAGTTTTTAGTTGTGGCGGCAACTGATAATCCACCACTAAATGAAATGATTTATGATATTTGTGAACTAAAGGGGATTCTTATAAATAATATTACATCAAAGGTAGATATGAATGCTAGGTTTGGAGCTCTTGTGGAAAATGATGAATTTCAAATTGCAATATCTGCCAAGGGAGATCCTAAAAAATCTGTGGCTTTAAAAAAAGAGATTGAAAGATTTCTTGATGATTATGAATAA